The following nucleotide sequence is from Caldilineales bacterium.
ATGTGGCCACGCCGCTGACCAACCACCGCTACAGCCTGAACCCGGCCGGGGCCATCTACGGCTCGGAGCAGACGGTGGAGAACATGTTCGGCGGCCGGCTGCGGGCCACGACCCCCATCCCCAACCTGTTCCTGGCCGGGGCCTGGGTTGCGGGCGGCGGGCAGAGCGTGGCCGTGTTGTCGGGCCGGACGGCGGCGCAGTTGGCGCGAGCGTATTTGGGAGTCTGAGGCTTAAAACGCGAAGTGTGAGCACGCCGGTCAGGAGACCATCTCGAAGTACGGGCCTGCGCTTTGGTATGACGGCATCCCCCTACTTCCCCATCTGTTTTCAATGCAATCGTTGCTTTCCGGGGATACTGCCAGTTTCGCGCATGACCTCGATCAGGTCATGGGCAATGTCAGGCGCCAGCCGGATGACTTCTTCGGGCGTATCGGCCTGAATGATGAGCCCGGGGAGGTCGGGGCTTGTTCCCAAATAGGGGCCTTCGGGCAGGTGCTCGATGTCCAGGGTGATATTGTATGTGGTCATTGCATTCCTCC
It contains:
- a CDS encoding type II toxin-antitoxin system HicB family antitoxin, with the protein product MTTYNITLDIEHLPEGPYLGTSPDLPGLIIQADTPEEVIRLAPDIAHDLIEVMRETGSIPGKQRLH